One Gemmatimonadaceae bacterium genomic window, TCGAGAAGCGACACGCCACGCAGACGACCGATCTCTTCCGAACGGTTGTGGGGGTTCGCGTGGTGCCTGGACGCTTCGGCAACGTCGTGTTGCTGCGCAACTGCCGTCCCACAGTCTATCTGAACGGCATGCGCCTGGATGACAACGCCGCCACGGAGATCGACCAGCTCGCGAATCCAGACGAGATCACCGGCATCGAGGTCTACACGACAGCTAGCAGGCCGATCGAGTTCTGGGGCAATAACTGCGGTTCGGTCGTGATTTGGGCCGGGATGCTGCCGCGATAGAGGGGCTAGGGGCTAACCCCTCTTACGCCAGCACTTTCTCGATCAGAATCGGCAATTCGCGCACACGCCTTCCCGTCGCGTGATAGACCGCGTTCGCGATCGACGCCGCGACGCCCGTGATGCCGATTTCGCCGACCCCTTTCGCACCGACGGTGCTCACGTGCTCGTCCGGCTGCTCGATGAACGCCGTATCGATCACCCCGACATCGGCGTTCACCGGTACGCGATATTCCGCGAGATCAGCATTTATGTAACGGCCGGTGCGCGGGTCGATGAGAGTTTCCTCCTCGAGCGCCATGCCGACGCCCCACACGACGCCGCCGTGAATCTGGCTGCGTGCCGTTTTGGCGTTCAGGATTCGGCCCACCGCGTGCGCCGTGACGATGCGCGGCACGCGAATGATCGCAAGATCCGGGTCGACGCGCACTTCGGTGAATACCGCACCGAACGAGTGCATCGAGTACTCCTGCGTCTCGGCGCCAGGACGCGACGAACCCGCCACCTCGATTGGCTCGGCGCCGTGGCGGGCGAGCAAGGCGGCGTATGACTCGCCACGATTCAGGTCACCGCCGAGGGTGAGTCGTCCATCCGCCGCCCGAACGTCACCCTCCGCGGCCTGGAAGAGCGGCGATTGGCGGTCGGCGATCGCGAGCTGGATGAGTTTTTCCCGCAGCGCGACAGCGACGTCGTGCACGGCGGAGCCAGTGGAGGCCGCCGTCACCGAGCCCGTCGACGCCGGATTCTCCGGCATGTCGGTGTTGCCCAACTCGAAGCGCACGCGCGCCGGCGCGATGCCTAACGCGTCGGCGGCAATCTGCGTCATCGAGGTGTACGTGCCGCAGCCGATCTCCTGTGTTCCGGCCCGCACGTACGCCTGTCCGTCGGGCATCATGCGCGCAACAGCGCCCGCGGGCGCACGTCGAGCTGGATACGTCGCCGTCGCCATTCCCCACCCCACCAGCCACCGGCCGTCGCGCATCGACCGCGGCTGCGGGTTCCGTTTGCTCCAACCGAATCGCTGCGCTGCCGAGTCGTAACACTCGCGCAGGCCTTTGCTCGACCAGGGCCGGCCGCTCTCCGGATCTTTCTCCGCGTAATTCTTCAAACGCAAGGCGAGCGGATCGATCTTCAGCTCGTACGCAAGCTCGTCCATCGCACATTCGAGCGCGTACGTGCCGGTCGACTCGCCCGGCGCACGCATGAATGTCGGCGAGCCTACGTTGACACGAACGAGGTCGTAGATGGTCTCGACGTTCTCGCATTCGTACAGCAGCCGCGTCTGATTCGTCGCCGGCTCGACCCAATCTTCGATCGTCGACGTCGTCGACTTGCTGTGATGTCTCGTCGCAGTGAGCGTTCCATCGCGGGTGGCGCCTAACGTTACCCGCTGCTCGGTGCGTGGCCGTCCGCCGACGGGTCCGAACATCTGTCGCCGCGTGAGCACGAGCTTCACCGGGCGCCCGACTTCG contains:
- a CDS encoding xanthine dehydrogenase family protein molybdopterin-binding subunit encodes the protein MTWMRKPKRTESVGTPLDRVDGRLKVTGGAKYAAEYPIPNIVHGVIITSTIAKGRVKAIDTTVAEKAPGVIKILTPFNVPRLPGAPTPGPHAQSSGESSGSRESGSQGPGARSAVSMRLPTLLQDDVVRYNGQPIGVVVADTFEHARESVDLVRVTYDSERPVLDWHKAPTIPPEDVHPLGGQRVVTRGNLEQGLAAASVTVDQTYVTPLENHNPMEVHSTIAQWDGDSLTLYESTQGITSVRNTVARYLGLTPDKVRVIAYFTGGGFGSKGGPWSHETLTAMAAREVGRPVKLVLTRRQMFGPVGGRPRTEQRVTLGATRDGTLTATRHHSKSTTSTIEDWVEPATNQTRLLYECENVETIYDLVRVNVGSPTFMRAPGESTGTYALECAMDELAYELKIDPLALRLKNYAEKDPESGRPWSSKGLRECYDSAAQRFGWSKRNPQPRSMRDGRWLVGWGMATATYPARRAPAGAVARMMPDGQAYVRAGTQEIGCGTYTSMTQIAADALGIAPARVRFELGNTDMPENPASTGSVTAASTGSAVHDVAVALREKLIQLAIADRQSPLFQAAEGDVRAADGRLTLGGDLNRGESYAALLARHGAEPIEVAGSSRPGAETQEYSMHSFGAVFTEVRVDPDLAIIRVPRIVTAHAVGRILNAKTARSQIHGGVVWGVGMALEEETLIDPRTGRYINADLAEYRVPVNADVGVIDTAFIEQPDEHVSTVGAKGVGEIGITGVAASIANAVYHATGRRVRELPILIEKVLA